A window from Chaetodon trifascialis isolate fChaTrf1 chromosome 5, fChaTrf1.hap1, whole genome shotgun sequence encodes these proteins:
- the guf1 gene encoding translation factor Guf1, mitochondrial, with the protein MSFCLVKRCCEAPLLRRVLQLKMCVRKIQNNNMTYTLLRHRWMKRLPVFSSSVKTFSTQTDKETIDLSKFPVDRIRNFCIIAHIDHGKSTLADRLLEMTGAIAKTEKNKQVLDKLQVERERGITVKAQTASLFYNHQGQQHLLNLIDTPGHVDFSYEVSRSISACQGVLLIVDANQGVQAQTVANFYLAFEAQLAIIPVINKIDLKNADPERVESQIEKVFDIPGEECIRISAKLGTNVEKVLQAVVDRIPPPVASTDDPFKALVFDSNFDHYRGVVANIAVFGGRVRKGDRIVSAHLGKTYEVNELGLLRPDEHPTQKLFAGQVGYLIAGMKDVKEAQIGDTLYLQEQPVEALPGFKPAKAMVFAGMYPMDQSEHPGLRSAIERLTLNDSSVTVQRDSSLALGAGFRLGFLGLLHMEVFNQRLEQEYNASVIVTAPTVPYKAILSSAKLIKEHGSEEITIVNPAQFPDRSVVSEYLEPMVLGTILTPDTFTGKIMTLCLNRRAVQKNMVYIDSQRVMMKYLFPLNEIVVDFYDVLKSLSSGYASFDYENAGYQAADLIKMDFLLNGRPVEELTTIVHRDRAYSAGKAMCERLKDSIPRQMFEIAVQAAIGSKIIARETIKAYRKNVLAKCYGGDITRKMKLLKKQAEGKKKMRLIGSVEVPKDAFINVLKRKDK; encoded by the exons ATGTCGTTTTGTTTAGTGAAACGTTGCTGTGAAGCACCCCTTCTAAGACgtgttttacagctgaaaatgtgcgtaaggaaaatacaaaacaataataTGACCTACACACTGTTAAGACATCGCTGGATGAAAAGGCTGCCCGTGTTCTCCAGCAGCGTCAAGACgttcagcacacagacagacaag GAAACTATTGACCTGTCGAAGTTCCCTGTGGACAGAATCAGGAATTTTTGCATCATTGCTCACATTGATCATGGAAAAAGCACTTTGGCTGACAGGCTGTTGGAGATGACAG GTGCCATAGCAAAGACCGAGAAGAACAAACAGGTGTTGGACAAGCTTCAGgtggagcgagagagagggataaCCGTCAAGGCCCAGACAGCGTCTCTGTTTTACAACCACCAGGGTCAGCAGCACCTCCTGAACCTCATCGACACACCG GGTCACGTTGACTTCAGTTATGAAGTGTCTCGATCGATATCTGCATGCCAAGGCGTCCTGTTGATTGTCGATGCCAATCAG GGGGTTCAAGCGCAGACGGTGGCAAACTTTTACCTCGCTTTTGAAGCTCAGCTGGCGATCATCCCCGTCATCAACAAG ATTGATTTAAAGAATGCTGATCCAGAGAGAGTGGAGTCACAGATTGAAAAGGTGTTTGATATTCCAGGTGAAGAGTGCATCAGG atttcagcTAAACTTGGAACAAATGTTGAAAAGGTTCTCCAAGCGGTTGTGGACAGGATTCCACC GCCTGTGGCAAGCACCGATGACCCCTTTAAAGCCCTCGTGTTTGACTCTAATTTCGACCACTATCGAGGAGTGGTGGCCAACATCGCTGTGTTTGGGGGTCGAGTCAGAAAAGGGGACAGGATCGTGTCAGCGCATCTCGGCAAAACCTACGAGGTCAACGAGCTGGGGCTCCTCCGGCCAGATGAGCACCCAACACAGAAGCT GTTTGCAGGCCAGGTGGGCTACTTAATAGCGGGGATGAAGGATGTGAAGGAGGCCCAGATTGGTGACACACTCTACCTCCAGGAGCAGCCGGTGGAAGCTCTTCCGGGGTTTAAACCCGCCAAAGCCATGGTCTTTGCTG GCATGTATCCGATGGACCAGTCAGAGCACCCTGGCCTTCGCAGCGCCATTGAGAGGCTGACCCTGAATGACTCGAGTGTCACagtgcagagagacagcagtcTGGCCCTGGGAGCAGGCTTTAG ACTTGGCTTCCTGGGTCTTCTCCATATGGAGGTGTTCAATCAGAGGCTGGAGCAGGAATACAATGCCTCTGTCATAGTAACGGCGCCCACCGTGCCCTACAAGGCTATCCTCTCTTCAGCCAAACTCATCAAG GAGCACGGCAGCGAGGAGATCACCATCGTGAACCCTGCTCAGTTCCCAGACAGATCAGTTGTGTCGGAGTACTTGGAGCCCATGGTACTGGGGACCATTCTCACTCCAGACACTTTCACTGGCAAGATCATGACTCTCTGCTTG AATCGCAGAGCCGTCCAGAAGAACATGGTGTACATCGACAGCCAGCGTGTCATGATGAAGTACCTCTTCCCTTTAAATGAAATCGTCGTGGATTTCTATGACGTCCTCAAATCTCTGTCCTCTGGATATGCAAG CTTTGACTATGAGAACGCAGGTTACCAGGCTGCTGATTTGATAAAGATGGATTTTCTGCTGAATGGGCGACCTGTGGAGGAACTCACCACGATCGTCCACAG agACCGTGCGTACAGCGCTGGGAAAGCCATGTGTGAGCGACTCAAAGACTCCATACCGAGGCAGATGTTTGAGATTGCTGTACAGGCAGCCATCGGAAGTAAGATCATTGCAAGGGAAAC GATTAAGGCGTACAGAAAAAATGTTCTCGCTAAATGT TACGGAGGTGACATAACACGGAAGATGAAGCTACTGAAGAAACAGGCAGAGGGCAAAAAGAAGATGCGGCTCATCGGCAGTGTGGAAGTTCCCAAAGATGCCTTCATCAATGTCctgaagaggaaagacaaaTAG